Proteins from a genomic interval of Watersipora subatra chromosome 10, tzWatSuba1.1, whole genome shotgun sequence:
- the LOC137406884 gene encoding zinc finger BED domain-containing protein 5-like produces MLLRFFNLRAEVNEFLKTHNKPKLLASIQVEGFHQCLAYLVDIFGSINEVNMKMQGRDGNVLNVSDSFNALKDKLKLWVKRLATGNVRVSFPVLHSLVDKKAPSASLLTDIKHHLNSLIAEFERYFPKIDPKTEQLMSLTRDPFRRNIHEIPEQFQEEFLELTNNSALKDNFKKLLIEHF; encoded by the coding sequence ATGCTTCTGCGTTTCTTCAATCTACGAGCAGAGGTCAATGAGTTCttgaaaactcataacaaaccCAAACTACTGGCTTCAATACAGGTGGAAGGCTTCCATCAGTGTCTTGCTTACCTGGTTGACATATTTGGTTCAATCAATGAAGTGAACATGAAGATGCAAGGTAGAGACGGAAATGTGTTGAATGTAAGTGATAGTTTCAATGCACTCAAGGACAAGCTCAAACTCTGGGTGAAAAGACTGGCTACTGGGAATGTAAGAGTTTCATTTCCAGTTCTGCATTCATTAGTTGACAAGAAAGCTCCTTCTGCTTCTTTGCTAACCGACATAAAGCATCACTTAAACAGCttgatagcagagtttgagagatATTTTCCAAAAATAGATCCTAAGACAGAGCAATTGATGAGCCTGACTCGAGACCCTTTCAGGCGCAATATCCACGAGATTCCGGAACAGTTTCAGGAGGAGTTTTTGGAACTGACAAACAACTCCGCATTGAAAGACAACTTCAAGAAGCTATTAATAGAGCACTTTTGA
- the LOC137406883 gene encoding protein FAM200C-like produces the protein MDKLKPFFEAKERELKRAKLDSTGSFHIQAQAITEASYALSYRIARDKKPPTIGETLVKPCLLECTKIILGDTTAQKIADLSLSDSTVKSRIDDMSEEIKRQVIEKIKSSPILPFNLMSPLMLLAFHSWWCLHSMYTERQLRKNFCSAVL, from the coding sequence atgGATAAATTAAAGCCGTTCTTTGAAGCTAAAGAGAGAGAACTCAAGCGGGCAAAACTGGATTCCACTGGCAGCTTTCATATCCAAGCACAGGCCATTACCGAAGCATCCTATGCTCTGTCTTACCGTATCGCCAGAGATAAGAAGCCACCTACCATTGGTGAAACATTAGTTAAACCTTGTCTGCTGGAGTGTACTAAGATTATTCTCGGAGACACAACCGCTCAAAAGATAGCTGATTTATCCCTCTCAGACAGCACAGTGAAATCGAGGATCGATGATATGTCTGAGGAAATAAAGAGGCAAGTAATTGAAAAGATCAAGTCATCTCCCATTTTGCcattcaacttgatgagtcCACTGATGTTGCTAGCATTTCACAGCTGGTGGTGTTTGCACTCTATGTACACAGAGAGACAATTGAGGAAGAATTTCTGTTCTGCAGTCCTCTAA